In Marisediminicola antarctica, one DNA window encodes the following:
- a CDS encoding DUF262 domain-containing protein yields MATATNITATAVNTIRWLSAADTTIVVPVYQRQYRWDIGGCEQLLADIRAVADSDDLHRHFIGSILSAGSTASEELVLIDGQQRITTLMLLIAALHHTVQGQQFGDHALATELEQVLVLAGDGSRTKLRPHRAWADVFESVVLGRRLAGDELRDSRFDDNYAFFRSQVPAEEVPRIWAGLQRLEHVAITLGADANAQQIFESLNSTGEPLRDHELIHNYVLMGLSHAEQTEIEASFWLPIEQNTGGSIANFWRHYLVMTTGREIDVSGGRGVYDAFRHEFPRLDLETLRTLAAEWAAYSAVYRILLEPALEPDAELARQLGYVNTVGRGMYPLVMRAYRDYSRRMMDRDALISALEQIQSLLLRRTVVGLSNDRLVARLCRARDEGPASLDAAIARITPSDARVRVELKYGALPHAAYVLGRLSGVDSLAELDVEHIFPLGPGDAWSGDGVREWADYSDDEQNSHRALADSLGNLTLLEESFAERAADASFPEKRTAIYARSAIPSTRELADSPAWGTAAIAERTGRLTADFLAIWARSTAAGIDDDGLTPILDAQRRRGWPRGWEREFEYVEYRGEHWEVPDIKYLFNRIFSRLWADDGDKVTAFSARRGGPIFEARAWNGHWDALDEAHFLYMGWDSKYMLTAVQGVLEETGLASEVFVKYSYIGAAM; encoded by the coding sequence ATGGCCACTGCCACCAACATCACTGCGACCGCGGTCAACACGATTCGCTGGCTCTCCGCCGCGGACACCACCATCGTGGTGCCCGTCTATCAACGCCAGTACCGCTGGGACATCGGCGGATGCGAGCAGCTGCTCGCCGACATCCGCGCCGTCGCCGACTCGGACGACCTGCACCGGCACTTCATCGGCTCGATCCTCTCCGCCGGGAGCACGGCATCCGAGGAGCTCGTGCTCATTGACGGCCAGCAGCGCATCACCACGCTCATGCTGCTGATCGCGGCGTTGCACCACACCGTTCAGGGCCAGCAATTCGGCGATCACGCGCTCGCCACCGAACTGGAGCAGGTGCTCGTGCTTGCTGGCGACGGCAGCCGAACCAAGCTCCGCCCGCATCGGGCCTGGGCCGACGTCTTCGAGAGCGTCGTGCTCGGCCGACGGCTGGCCGGCGACGAGCTGCGCGACTCGCGCTTCGATGACAACTACGCCTTCTTCCGCAGCCAGGTTCCCGCCGAGGAGGTGCCGCGCATCTGGGCGGGACTGCAGCGGCTCGAGCACGTGGCCATCACCCTCGGCGCAGACGCCAACGCCCAGCAGATCTTCGAGAGCCTCAACTCCACCGGCGAGCCACTCCGCGACCACGAGCTCATCCACAACTACGTGCTCATGGGCCTGTCGCATGCCGAGCAGACCGAGATCGAGGCGTCCTTCTGGCTGCCGATCGAGCAGAACACCGGGGGGTCCATCGCCAACTTCTGGCGCCACTACCTGGTCATGACGACCGGCCGCGAGATCGACGTCAGCGGCGGACGCGGGGTGTACGACGCGTTCCGGCACGAGTTCCCGCGCCTCGACCTCGAGACGCTTCGCACGCTTGCCGCAGAATGGGCCGCATACTCGGCGGTGTACCGAATCCTCCTCGAGCCGGCGCTCGAGCCGGACGCTGAGCTGGCCCGGCAACTCGGCTACGTCAACACCGTCGGGCGGGGCATGTACCCGCTCGTGATGCGCGCCTACCGCGACTACTCGCGCCGCATGATGGACCGGGATGCCCTGATCAGCGCATTGGAGCAGATCCAGTCGCTGCTGCTGCGCAGGACCGTGGTCGGCCTCAGCAACGACCGGCTCGTGGCGCGCCTCTGCCGCGCCCGGGACGAGGGGCCTGCGAGCCTCGACGCCGCGATCGCCCGGATCACCCCGTCGGATGCACGCGTGCGGGTGGAACTCAAATACGGCGCGCTCCCCCACGCCGCCTACGTTCTCGGTCGCCTCTCCGGTGTCGACAGCCTGGCCGAGCTCGACGTCGAGCACATCTTTCCGCTTGGACCCGGTGACGCGTGGAGCGGCGATGGGGTGCGGGAGTGGGCCGACTACAGCGACGACGAGCAAAACAGCCATCGGGCGCTCGCCGACTCGCTCGGAAACCTCACCCTGCTCGAGGAGTCGTTCGCCGAGCGCGCCGCCGACGCCTCGTTCCCAGAGAAGCGCACCGCCATCTACGCGCGGAGCGCGATCCCCTCGACCCGCGAGCTCGCTGACTCTCCCGCCTGGGGCACCGCCGCGATCGCCGAGCGCACCGGGCGTCTCACGGCCGACTTTTTGGCGATCTGGGCACGCTCGACGGCCGCCGGCATCGACGACGACGGGCTCACCCCGATCCTCGACGCCCAACGGCGGCGCGGCTGGCCGCGCGGCTGGGAGCGGGAATTCGAGTACGTCGAGTACCGCGGCGAGCACTGGGAAGTCCCCGACATCAAGTACCTGTTCAACCGCATCTTCAGCCGGCTCTGGGCCGACGACGGCGACAAGGTCACCGCGTTCAGCGCCAGGCGCGGCGGGCCCATCTTCGAGGCGCGGGCTTGGAACGGCCACTGGGATGCTCTCGACGAGGCCCACTTTCTCTATATGGGCTGGGACTCGAAGTACATGCTCACCGCGGTGCAGGGCGTGCTCGAGGAGACCGGACTCGCCTCCGAGGTATTTGTGAAGTACTCGTATATCGGGGCGGCGATGTAG
- a CDS encoding NAD(P)-dependent oxidoreductase, with protein MTQIAYLGLGTMGIGMVKNLLAAGHQVTVWNRSEAPVGEAVAAGATSASSIALAVKGADVVMYCLSDDAAVRAVVLAEGGLASVVDSGSIVIDLSTISPEASADEREALEAKGVRFLDAPVFGSRGEADNGGLWIVVGGDPGTFDDALGVLEPISETVHLMGPGGSGVRMKLVGNLVVASQLLALGESLTLAAQAGLDLHKVLEVLKVTDFRSPIFDGVGPAVLADDYSPSFALKLMQKDSRLIQDFASGLGVAVPSVSAAAHYVDAAMDAGWSEQNASALIKAIAAESGAALSRVESSARQE; from the coding sequence ATGACACAAATTGCATATCTTGGCCTCGGCACAATGGGCATCGGAATGGTGAAGAACCTGCTCGCGGCCGGGCATCAGGTCACGGTCTGGAACCGGTCTGAGGCTCCGGTCGGAGAAGCAGTCGCCGCGGGAGCAACTTCGGCGTCAAGTATCGCGCTTGCGGTGAAGGGCGCGGATGTCGTCATGTACTGCCTCAGCGACGATGCCGCTGTTCGCGCCGTGGTGCTCGCCGAGGGGGGCCTCGCCTCTGTCGTCGACAGCGGCTCGATAGTGATCGATTTGTCGACCATCAGCCCTGAGGCAAGCGCGGATGAGCGCGAGGCACTTGAAGCGAAGGGAGTTCGCTTCCTCGATGCTCCTGTCTTCGGCTCACGCGGCGAGGCCGACAACGGTGGGCTGTGGATTGTGGTCGGAGGCGATCCTGGTACTTTCGACGACGCGCTCGGGGTACTTGAGCCGATCAGCGAGACTGTTCACCTCATGGGCCCAGGCGGTTCGGGCGTTCGCATGAAGCTGGTCGGTAATCTTGTTGTCGCATCGCAGCTTCTCGCCCTCGGGGAGTCCCTGACACTGGCTGCTCAGGCTGGTCTGGACCTCCATAAGGTGCTCGAGGTGCTCAAGGTCACGGACTTCCGTTCGCCCATTTTCGATGGGGTCGGACCTGCGGTGCTTGCTGACGACTATTCGCCATCATTCGCCCTCAAGCTGATGCAGAAGGACAGTCGTCTCATCCAGGACTTCGCGTCGGGCCTCGGTGTGGCCGTGCCTAGTGTGTCGGCCGCGGCCCACTATGTGGATGCTGCAATGGACGCTGGATGGTCAGAGCAGAACGCGTCAGCGCTGATCAAGGCGATTGCCGCGGAGTCCGGAGCGGCATTGTCCCGCGTGGAGTCGTCGGCGCGACAGGAATAA
- a CDS encoding DAK2 domain-containing protein, which produces MNGNEVSIAIRNCLGEFTTYSEELGDLDQALGDGDLGITVSLGAAAVIEALEALPTSATPTEVVLACAKAFANANPSTMAALVAGALLAGSRVWGDSPTVVGDQVGRFALAAAESISQRGKSQVGDKTILDAMFPAAEALLETGSSEIALDSAISAAERGVIVSKELQSRRGRASWLQERSIGLQDPGATAFLRFLQSWKSANALAASAQIGDQTK; this is translated from the coding sequence ATGAACGGAAACGAAGTAAGCATCGCGATTCGCAATTGTCTCGGCGAGTTCACCACCTACTCAGAAGAGCTCGGCGATCTCGACCAAGCTCTCGGAGACGGGGACCTGGGCATCACAGTGTCGCTGGGAGCGGCCGCTGTCATCGAGGCATTGGAAGCTCTTCCGACGAGCGCCACGCCAACCGAAGTCGTGTTGGCGTGCGCGAAGGCGTTCGCGAACGCAAATCCGTCGACCATGGCGGCGCTGGTCGCCGGTGCACTACTCGCGGGCTCGCGCGTCTGGGGTGATTCACCAACGGTGGTCGGCGACCAAGTCGGGCGATTCGCTCTTGCGGCGGCGGAGTCGATCAGCCAGCGCGGCAAGTCACAGGTCGGTGACAAGACAATCCTCGACGCAATGTTTCCCGCAGCGGAGGCGCTGCTTGAAACTGGCTCGAGCGAAATTGCGCTCGATTCGGCAATCAGCGCTGCTGAGCGCGGGGTCATCGTTTCGAAAGAACTCCAATCCCGCCGCGGTAGGGCGTCGTGGCTGCAGGAGCGCAGCATCGGGCTGCAAGATCCGGGCGCAACCGCTTTCCTGAGGTTCTTGCAGTCGTGGAAGTCGGCGAACGCGCTTGCGGCGTCGGCCCAAATAGGAGACCAGACAAAATGA
- a CDS encoding dihydroxyacetone kinase subunit DhaK — MKKIINEPASFVDEFVEGILLAHPDLLKNPADDRRVLVRADAPVAGKVGIVTGGGSGHLPLFKGYVGRGLCDGVAIGNVFSSPSSSQVLEATKAVNGGAGVLYLYGNYGGDVFNFDLAADMAELEGIPTKTAVGRDDVASQPKERSGDRRGVAGIMFAFKAAGAAAERGDSLEQVTAVAEDIIDNTATMGIGLSPTILPTTAKPSFELEDGEMEVGIGIHGEPGFHRGALETADRIAERLTERLVTDLAIGSGDHVAVLVNGMGATPLEELYLLFRRVHQLLSEQGITIDKNYVGEYATSLEMAGASISLLALNDERLALLNAPAESPFFKEA; from the coding sequence ATGAAAAAAATCATTAACGAACCCGCCTCATTCGTCGACGAATTTGTCGAGGGAATCCTGTTAGCTCACCCCGATCTCCTCAAGAACCCTGCGGATGATCGGCGAGTGTTGGTGCGTGCAGACGCTCCTGTCGCGGGCAAAGTCGGCATCGTCACAGGCGGCGGATCCGGGCACCTCCCGCTGTTCAAGGGATATGTCGGGCGCGGTCTGTGCGATGGAGTGGCCATCGGAAACGTCTTCTCATCCCCCTCGTCTTCTCAGGTCTTGGAGGCGACAAAAGCCGTGAACGGAGGAGCCGGGGTGCTCTACCTCTACGGCAACTACGGCGGCGACGTATTCAACTTCGATCTCGCGGCGGACATGGCGGAGCTCGAGGGAATTCCCACCAAGACAGCTGTCGGGCGAGATGACGTGGCCAGCCAGCCCAAGGAACGTTCCGGGGACCGCCGCGGCGTTGCCGGGATCATGTTCGCATTCAAGGCGGCAGGTGCTGCTGCAGAGCGAGGCGACTCACTCGAGCAGGTCACCGCTGTCGCGGAGGACATCATCGATAACACCGCGACGATGGGAATCGGCCTTTCGCCGACGATCTTGCCCACAACAGCAAAGCCGAGCTTCGAACTCGAAGACGGCGAAATGGAGGTGGGAATCGGCATTCACGGCGAGCCCGGATTCCATCGTGGCGCCCTCGAGACGGCGGACCGGATTGCGGAACGACTTACCGAACGACTCGTAACCGATCTTGCTATCGGCTCGGGTGACCACGTGGCTGTGCTCGTGAACGGCATGGGCGCTACTCCACTCGAGGAGCTCTACCTCCTCTTTCGCCGTGTGCACCAGCTGCTCAGCGAGCAAGGAATCACAATCGACAAAAACTATGTCGGGGAGTATGCAACGAGCCTCGAAATGGCCGGAGCATCCATCTCTCTGCTTGCGCTGAATGATGAGAGGCTTGCCCTCCTCAACGCGCCGGCCGAATCCCCATTCTTCAAGGAAGCGTGA
- a CDS encoding ABC transporter permease: MSRNTKVRNEPPTTNAQSLRQFNDQLGGWTSQFVRRTGAHQGAGRMVVALLLAVTLFTVLNPRVFLSPINLQNIAVAAPEIGIISIAMMVVMLTGGIDLSLVAIANFSAITISTLHTAIAASDPDLANNLGILIVLAGMAVGMLGGAFNGFLVSVVGITPILATLATMQIYNGIAIVWTGGSTLYGAPTMLGAIGQAAVANAPLLFIIFLAVAILVAVLMNRTALGRMIQLEGANPVAAQYSAIPRRSVLLKTYTLGGLLAGLAGVLFLARNPTASADYGSSYVLLVIVIAVLGGTKPTGGFASVSGVVLATLTLQVVSSGFTAIRLSSYEYAIAQGVILITVMILDSVSSSRTKRPKKKNPPHDAAASSEAVLLRP; encoded by the coding sequence ATGAGCCGCAACACGAAGGTGCGCAACGAGCCGCCTACGACGAACGCACAATCGCTGCGACAGTTCAACGACCAACTTGGAGGCTGGACGAGCCAGTTCGTGCGGCGAACGGGCGCACACCAGGGTGCCGGGCGAATGGTTGTCGCGCTGTTGCTGGCGGTCACTCTGTTCACCGTCCTCAACCCGCGAGTCTTCCTGAGCCCGATTAACCTTCAGAACATCGCTGTTGCTGCACCAGAGATCGGCATCATTTCAATCGCAATGATGGTCGTCATGCTCACCGGTGGAATCGATCTGTCACTTGTGGCCATAGCCAATTTCTCGGCAATCACCATCTCGACGTTGCACACCGCGATCGCAGCAAGCGACCCCGACCTCGCAAACAATCTCGGAATCCTCATCGTGCTCGCCGGAATGGCAGTCGGAATGCTCGGCGGAGCGTTCAACGGATTCCTTGTCAGCGTCGTGGGGATCACGCCGATCCTGGCAACCCTCGCGACGATGCAGATCTACAACGGAATTGCGATCGTCTGGACTGGAGGATCGACCCTATACGGTGCGCCGACAATGCTCGGAGCAATCGGCCAGGCGGCTGTTGCCAATGCGCCACTGCTCTTCATTATCTTCCTGGCAGTTGCCATCCTCGTTGCCGTCCTCATGAACCGAACTGCGTTAGGTCGCATGATTCAGCTGGAAGGTGCCAACCCTGTAGCGGCGCAGTATTCGGCGATTCCGCGACGGTCCGTGCTCCTGAAGACCTACACCCTCGGCGGGCTACTTGCCGGGCTCGCGGGAGTGCTGTTTTTGGCACGAAACCCAACGGCGTCGGCTGACTACGGCTCGTCTTACGTCCTTCTGGTCATCGTCATCGCCGTGCTTGGAGGGACGAAGCCCACTGGTGGCTTCGCGTCAGTTTCCGGGGTCGTGCTGGCTACTCTCACGCTGCAGGTGGTGTCGAGCGGGTTCACCGCAATTCGGCTTTCGTCGTATGAGTACGCCATCGCCCAAGGCGTGATCTTGATCACAGTAATGATTCTCGACTCTGTGTCGTCATCGCGAACGAAACGACCGAAGAAGAAAAATCCACCGCACGACGCTGCGGCCTCCTCCGAGGCAGTACTCCTACGACCCTGA
- a CDS encoding ABC transporter permease, which yields MGALRSLRGSNNEGVLALVLVGLIVAMSIANPSFFTLNTGFSILRSSIVPVVFALGVLIVVITGGIDVSFAAIAIFAGYATVSFCLNAGFDPGLPGIFAIAIAVGAALGLVNGIVIAQFNLPTLIVTLGTQGVFFGAMYTWVGASYYAELPGSMAALATSNLLDVTTSAGRAYLHVLVVPVLLLCVLVAWVLKRTMFGRSLYAMGGDLEAARRAGFLVKRTQVSVYVLVGALAAIAGVIHIVLSRSANPRDLVGGELDIIAAVVLGGASIFGGRGSVIGTVLGVLLIQVIKNSLLLVGVPSAWLRTAVGVLLVLGVGIQAIAARRNSRRMRVIEDLDTAQKQEQKVGS from the coding sequence ATGGGTGCGCTGCGAAGTCTGCGAGGTTCAAACAACGAGGGCGTGCTCGCGCTTGTGCTGGTCGGCCTGATAGTGGCGATGTCAATCGCCAACCCCAGCTTCTTTACCCTTAACACCGGGTTCTCTATCTTGCGAAGCTCAATTGTTCCGGTGGTATTTGCCCTCGGCGTTCTGATCGTAGTGATCACGGGCGGGATCGACGTCTCCTTTGCCGCGATCGCGATCTTCGCGGGCTACGCCACGGTGTCATTTTGCCTCAACGCGGGCTTTGATCCCGGCCTGCCAGGGATCTTCGCGATCGCGATCGCGGTCGGCGCCGCCTTGGGGCTCGTCAACGGCATAGTCATCGCCCAGTTCAACCTGCCCACGTTAATCGTGACGCTCGGCACCCAGGGTGTGTTCTTCGGAGCGATGTACACCTGGGTCGGAGCCAGCTACTACGCCGAGCTGCCGGGGTCGATGGCGGCTCTCGCCACCAGCAATCTGCTCGACGTCACGACGAGTGCAGGGCGTGCCTACTTACATGTGTTGGTCGTGCCCGTTCTGCTGCTCTGCGTGCTTGTCGCCTGGGTCCTGAAGCGCACCATGTTCGGCCGCTCGCTCTACGCTATGGGCGGCGATCTGGAGGCAGCGCGCCGAGCCGGATTCCTGGTCAAACGCACTCAGGTGTCTGTGTACGTTCTGGTTGGCGCCCTCGCGGCGATCGCAGGAGTCATCCACATCGTCCTCAGCCGAAGTGCGAATCCGCGCGACCTGGTCGGCGGCGAACTGGACATCATCGCTGCTGTGGTGCTCGGTGGTGCATCGATCTTCGGCGGCCGCGGTTCGGTAATCGGCACGGTACTGGGCGTGCTTTTGATCCAAGTGATCAAGAACAGCCTCCTACTGGTGGGGGTGCCGAGCGCGTGGCTGCGTACCGCGGTCGGTGTCTTGCTCGTTCTCGGTGTCGGCATTCAGGCGATTGCAGCCCGGAGGAATTCCCGGCGGATGCGTGTGATCGAGGATCTCGACACCGCGCAGAAGCAAGAACAGAAGGTGGGATCATGA
- a CDS encoding sugar ABC transporter ATP-binding protein — protein MTSTPISQLPSPFVSARGISKSFGGVPALVDVSIELIPGEVHCLAGENGCGKSTLIKIISGAERPDSGQIVIDGVSHGQINAHAAIQSGIQVIYQDFSLFPNLTVAENIVLTAEVASGRRLYSPGSVRPRAEAILRELELDLDLDREVGDLSVADKQLTAICRALVNDARAIIMDEPTTALTHTEVRRLFALVERLRERGVALMFVSHKLEEVLAISQRLTIMRSGRQVVSGLTSEFDQRSISHHMTGREVDESRVVSVLDSTAPLALEVTNLSLAGAYRDVSFALRRGEILGVTGLLGSGRTEIAESLFGVTPADEGEIRVAGELVPIRTIQDAVSAGIGYVPEDRLSQGLFLEKSIADNIVAASLESHRTRWGTLNRAGIADTIKRYFVGLKINAPNAQSPVRTLSGGNAQRVVLAKWLATAPTVLMLNGPTVGVDIGSKEEILELLRVEAAKGMSVIVISDDAPELVASCHRVLVIKQGRLTHTLEGDQITVDTIQERMSA, from the coding sequence ATGACTTCCACGCCCATTTCCCAGTTGCCATCACCCTTTGTCTCCGCACGGGGAATCTCCAAGAGCTTCGGCGGAGTTCCCGCCCTTGTCGACGTTTCGATCGAACTGATCCCAGGCGAAGTGCACTGCCTCGCAGGGGAGAACGGCTGCGGCAAGTCAACTCTCATCAAAATCATCTCGGGCGCGGAGCGACCCGACTCGGGACAGATTGTCATCGACGGTGTCTCGCACGGCCAGATCAACGCCCATGCTGCTATCCAGAGCGGCATCCAGGTCATCTACCAAGACTTCTCGCTCTTTCCCAATCTGACAGTGGCTGAGAACATCGTGCTGACCGCGGAAGTAGCGAGCGGGCGGCGTCTCTACTCCCCAGGGTCGGTCAGGCCAAGGGCCGAGGCGATTCTGCGGGAACTTGAACTAGACCTCGACCTCGATCGCGAGGTAGGCGACCTATCGGTGGCCGACAAGCAACTCACCGCGATCTGCCGTGCGCTCGTCAACGATGCGCGCGCGATAATCATGGATGAGCCGACCACTGCCCTCACCCACACCGAAGTGAGGCGGCTTTTCGCACTCGTGGAGCGCCTTCGCGAGCGGGGCGTCGCCTTAATGTTTGTGTCCCACAAGCTTGAAGAGGTGCTCGCCATCTCCCAGAGGCTCACCATCATGCGATCGGGGCGCCAGGTCGTGAGCGGGCTGACCTCCGAATTCGATCAGCGTTCGATTTCGCACCACATGACGGGTCGCGAAGTCGATGAATCGCGGGTAGTGAGCGTCCTCGACTCGACTGCGCCTCTCGCTCTCGAAGTAACCAATCTCTCCCTTGCCGGCGCGTACCGTGATGTTTCCTTTGCACTACGCCGCGGGGAAATCCTTGGTGTGACAGGTCTGCTTGGGTCGGGTCGCACCGAGATCGCCGAGTCCCTTTTTGGGGTTACCCCCGCTGACGAGGGCGAAATTCGCGTCGCCGGTGAGCTTGTGCCGATTCGCACGATCCAGGATGCCGTGTCAGCTGGAATCGGATATGTCCCAGAGGACCGCCTGTCGCAGGGCCTGTTCCTCGAAAAGTCGATCGCGGACAACATAGTTGCGGCCTCACTCGAATCGCATCGGACTCGATGGGGCACACTCAATCGCGCTGGGATCGCCGACACGATCAAGCGGTACTTCGTGGGCTTGAAAATCAATGCGCCGAACGCACAGTCGCCGGTTCGCACACTCTCGGGCGGAAACGCTCAGCGCGTGGTCCTTGCGAAATGGTTGGCAACCGCACCGACCGTGCTCATGCTCAACGGGCCAACTGTGGGTGTGGATATTGGTTCCAAAGAGGAGATTCTGGAGTTGCTGCGCGTCGAAGCGGCGAAGGGCATGTCGGTGATTGTCATCTCCGATGACGCGCCAGAGCTCGTCGCGTCGTGCCACCGGGTCCTCGTTATCAAGCAGGGGCGCCTGACCCACACCCTCGAGGGAGATCAGATCACCGTGGATACGATTCAAGAGCGGATGTCAGCCTGA
- a CDS encoding autoinducer 2 ABC transporter substrate-binding protein — MNRKHALRGTALLLGASLALTGCTSVGTIAGEPDSAESSEEMVMVTVVKAQTIPWFQRMAVGVQSFADRTGVDARQEGADDVSPEKQVQIVQDLIAQKPTAITVVPNSPEALSSVLKQARDQGIIVVSHEATGIDNVDIDIEAFDNASYGSEIMDNLADCMGGTGEYVQFVGGLTAQTHMEWVGAAYENQTANFPDMTRVETPIESTDDQGTAYERAKEVLAKYPNIAGFQGSAGNDVPGIARAVQEAGLEDQVCVMGTSIPSVANQYLADGSIDKIFFWDPALAGEAQLAIALILAEGGTIEEGTDLGVEGYTSLKKLDGYDNVFVGAASVAADAETAAGYDF, encoded by the coding sequence ATGAATCGCAAGCACGCCCTCAGGGGCACAGCACTGCTCTTGGGAGCGTCACTCGCCCTCACCGGCTGTACGTCAGTAGGCACGATCGCAGGCGAGCCGGACAGCGCGGAGTCGTCCGAGGAAATGGTCATGGTGACGGTCGTCAAGGCCCAGACCATCCCGTGGTTCCAGCGCATGGCAGTCGGCGTCCAGTCCTTCGCTGACAGGACTGGTGTTGACGCTCGCCAGGAGGGCGCAGATGACGTCAGTCCGGAGAAGCAGGTCCAGATCGTTCAGGACCTCATCGCGCAGAAGCCCACAGCGATCACCGTGGTGCCCAACTCGCCCGAGGCTCTCTCGTCGGTACTCAAGCAGGCGCGAGACCAGGGAATCATCGTCGTTTCCCACGAGGCGACTGGTATCGACAACGTCGACATCGACATCGAGGCCTTCGACAACGCGTCGTACGGCTCAGAGATCATGGACAACCTGGCGGACTGCATGGGCGGAACGGGTGAGTATGTCCAATTCGTTGGCGGACTGACAGCACAGACGCACATGGAGTGGGTCGGCGCGGCCTATGAGAATCAGACCGCGAACTTCCCCGACATGACGCGCGTTGAGACTCCAATCGAGAGCACCGACGACCAGGGCACCGCATACGAGCGTGCCAAGGAAGTCCTTGCCAAGTACCCGAACATCGCCGGATTCCAGGGGTCCGCCGGAAATGACGTTCCCGGCATCGCTCGTGCAGTGCAGGAGGCGGGCCTCGAGGATCAGGTTTGCGTGATGGGCACGTCCATCCCCTCCGTGGCAAACCAGTACCTTGCCGATGGCTCCATCGACAAGATCTTCTTCTGGGACCCCGCTCTCGCAGGTGAGGCGCAGCTCGCTATCGCACTGATTCTGGCTGAGGGCGGCACCATCGAGGAAGGCACCGACCTCGGCGTAGAGGGTTACACCTCGCTCAAGAAGCTGGATGGCTACGACAACGTCTTCGTTGGGGCTGCTTCGGTCGCTGCTGATGCCGAGACGGCTGCAGGGTACGACTTCTAG
- a CDS encoding DeoR/GlpR family DNA-binding transcription regulator, which translates to MSRQAEIVEALKDQGFQSVNALAARFAVTASTIRRDLERLEAMDLVQRTHGGAIPVKQSETPHQFKEELHLAEKSAIGKAMAERILEGQTVLLDGGTTTLEVARHLTRRRLTVVTNDLRVAMEIAQRRSAHLVFIGGELLPDIYTTWGPAAGLQLENLRVDVAIFGADTVCDDGLYHTSSYEVELKRLMRSIAKEAFFVADSSKFGREALFKVLEVDDFTAGITDDLLDPIRASQFPIPIIQVGTHTAQ; encoded by the coding sequence GTGTCACGACAGGCAGAGATCGTTGAGGCCCTCAAGGACCAGGGTTTCCAGTCCGTTAATGCGCTCGCTGCACGCTTCGCTGTGACCGCATCGACCATCCGGCGCGACCTCGAACGACTCGAGGCGATGGATCTCGTCCAGCGAACTCATGGAGGTGCGATCCCGGTCAAGCAATCGGAAACACCGCATCAGTTCAAAGAAGAGTTGCACCTCGCGGAGAAGTCCGCCATTGGCAAGGCGATGGCCGAGCGAATTCTTGAAGGTCAGACCGTTCTGCTGGACGGAGGCACCACGACTCTGGAGGTTGCGCGTCACCTGACACGACGCCGCCTTACCGTGGTGACTAACGACCTCCGCGTTGCAATGGAGATCGCTCAGCGGCGTTCGGCGCACCTAGTCTTCATTGGCGGAGAATTGCTGCCCGACATCTACACGACCTGGGGCCCGGCAGCAGGTCTGCAACTCGAGAACTTGCGAGTTGACGTGGCCATTTTCGGCGCGGACACCGTCTGCGACGATGGGCTCTATCACACGAGCAGCTACGAAGTTGAGCTCAAGAGGCTAATGCGTTCGATCGCTAAGGAAGCCTTCTTTGTCGCGGACAGCTCCAAGTTCGGCCGCGAGGCGCTCTTCAAAGTACTAGAGGTCGACGACTTCACAGCCGGGATTACCGATGACCTGCTAGACCCGATACGCGCCTCGCAGTTTCCGATCCCGATAATCCAGGTGGGCACACATACCGCTCAATAA